One stretch of Narcine bancroftii isolate sNarBan1 chromosome 8, sNarBan1.hap1, whole genome shotgun sequence DNA includes these proteins:
- the LOC138741772 gene encoding probable G-protein coupled receptor 75, which produces MNTSLECIFPVLANCSPGKNQTEVQTAIHRATLATCILLLILVFCLGSYGNLIVFSSFFNPTSRKFRTHFDFMILNLSFCDLFICLVTAPMFGFVMFSNSGDSMSDTFCFTFHLTSAGFIIMSLKTVAVIAVHRLRMVLGQQTNHSSSFICRLLFTIVLWVISFTLATLAAMPKYHSSRICVPLLGLINEDGKAILYTYVVDFTLCVGIVAISYAMIAQTLHKNAQMHRCPVMTVVDPKKPDCFTAPEGSGPSLYRKQKFNKAPHVQIHLHAPEQSKNIVSSNKKLEKTVNLSAVKDSKAVVTCVMTLLSVVCCLPLGIALVHDALSSKSSFIIYQFELCGLTLVFFRSGLNPFIYSRNNSGLRKKVAWCTHLITLLLCCKQKTRLKAVGDGSLVANRNKSSHHDTNSAYILSPKPQKKLVDQACGPSHSKDAFASVEAQQKAQSSSTPINTRIEPYYSIYNTSALQENSTPASLQPKRHTFESAQCYTGMYYHISKTSDFIQDYDCTSAKHIPIPSV; this is translated from the coding sequence atgaacacaagtcTGGAATGTATTTTCCCTGTGCTCGCAAACTGCTCCCCAGGCAAGAATCAAACTGAGGTGCAAAcagccattcacagagccacgCTGGCCACATGCATCCTTCTGCTTATCCTGGTGTTCTGCCTGGGCTCCTATGGGAATCTAATTGTCTTTTCATCCTTCTTCAATCCAACTTCCAGGAAATTTCGGACCCATTTTGATTTCATGATCCTGAACCTGTCTTTTTGTGATCTCTTCATCTGCCTCGTGACAGCCCCCATGTTTGGCTTTGTAATGTTTTCTAATAGCGGGGATAGTATGTCTGATACTTTCTGCTTCACCTTCCACCTCACAAGTGCAGGATTTATTATAATGTCTTTGAAAACGGTGGCTGTTATAGCTGTTCACCGTCTGCGTATGGTGCTGGGACAACAGACAAACCACTCCTCCTCGTTTATTTGTAGACTCCTTTTTACAATCGTCTTGTGGGTCATTAGTTTCACCTTAGCCACCCTAGCAGCCATGCCTAAGTACCACAGCTCCAGGATCTGCGTTCCATTACTAGGACTGATCAACGAGGATGGCAAAGCCATTTTATACACTTATGTGGTGGACTTTACGCTTTGCGTGGGCATTGTTGCAATTTCTTATGCAATGATTGCACAAACGCTGCATAAAAATGCACAGATGCACAGGTGCCCTGTAATGACTGTGGTTGACCCCAAAAAGCCAGACTGTTTTACCGCTCCTGAAGGATCAGGGCCTTCTTTATACAGAAAACAGAAATTTAACAAAGCTCCCCACGTGCAGATACATCTGCATGCCCCTGAGCAGAGTAAAAACATTGTTTCATCCAATAAAAAACTGGAAAAAACAGTGAATCTTTCAGCTGTTAAGGATTCCAAAGCAGTGGTGACTTGTGTTATGACACTACTGTCAGTAGTGTGTTGTCTACCACTCGGTATAGCACTGGTACATGATGCCTTATCTTCCAAAAGCAGTTTTATTATTTACCAGTTTGAGCTCTGTGGGTTAACCTTGGTATTTTTTAGGTCAGGCCTCAACCCGTTCATCTACTCTCGTAACAACTCCGGCCTCCGCAAGAAGGTCGCTTGGTGTACGCACCTCATAaccctgttgctgtgctgcaagCAGAAAACACGGTTGAAAGCAGTCGGCGATGGCAGCCTGGTTGCAAACAGGAACAAGTCTTCTCACCATGATACCAACTCAGCATATATTCTCTCTCCCAAACCGCAGAAAAAGCTTGTTGACCAGGCTTGTGGTCCAAGTCATTCCAAGGATGCCTTTGCCTCGGTTGAAGCCCAGCAAAAAGCGCAAAGCTCCTCAACGCCCATTAACACTAGAATAGAGCCCTATTACAGTATCTACAACACCAGTGCCCTCCAGGAAAACAGCACACCTGCAAGCCTGCAGCCCAAGAGACATACCTTTGAGTCAGCTCAATGCTATACTGGAATGTACTACCACATCTCAAAAACATCAGATTTCATTCAGGACTATGACTGCACTTCTGCCAAGCACATTCCTATTCCATCCGTCTAA